One window of Garciella nitratireducens DSM 15102 genomic DNA carries:
- the tnpA gene encoding IS200/IS605 family transposase, giving the protein MDNSSLAHTKWNCKYHIVFAPKYRRQIIYGKIKEDIGRILRKLCEHKGVEIIEANACKDHIHMLVS; this is encoded by the coding sequence ATGGATAATAGTAGTTTAGCACATACTAAATGGAATTGTAAATATCATATAGTTTTTGCACCAAAGTATAGAAGACAAATAATATATGGAAAAATAAAAGAAGACATAGGCAGAATATTAAGAAAGCTATGTGAACATAAAGGAGTTGAAATAATTGAAGCAAATGCCTGCAAAGATCATATACATATGCTTGTAAGT
- a CDS encoding N-acetylmuramoyl-L-alanine amidase family protein, translating to MHVFYFSKKKIKKFFALFLIIVGIFLLLYQFLGNYQMIPAFTYNDNRFLNKTIVIDPGHGGIDVGVIDSKGLMEKDINFKIAKFLKKLLEESGANCIITRDKDTDLSYLSNQGKTRQLQDLNARVNLINQSQADFFVSIHVNSFPKDHRIKGPMVFYYPQSKSSKNLAEVIQNRLNIEYNNIYKEEQYNKAKGESFYILKNTDCPGVIVEVGFMSNEEDYKLLNKAKFKNFIAYQIYIALGEYLQQ from the coding sequence ATGCATGTATTTTATTTTTCAAAGAAAAAAATAAAAAAATTTTTTGCCTTATTTTTAATTATAGTTGGAATATTTCTTTTGCTTTATCAATTTTTGGGGAATTATCAAATGATTCCTGCGTTTACTTATAATGATAATCGATTTTTGAATAAAACTATTGTAATAGACCCTGGACATGGAGGAATAGATGTTGGAGTGATAGATTCTAAAGGGTTAATGGAAAAGGATATTAATTTTAAAATTGCAAAGTTTTTAAAAAAATTATTAGAAGAAAGTGGAGCAAATTGTATTATTACTAGAGATAAAGATACTGATCTGAGTTATTTAAGCAATCAAGGAAAAACAAGACAATTACAAGATTTAAATGCTAGGGTAAATCTTATCAATCAAAGTCAGGCAGATTTTTTTGTCAGTATTCATGTGAATTCTTTTCCTAAGGATCATAGGATAAAAGGACCTATGGTATTCTATTATCCTCAGTCTAAAAGTTCGAAAAATTTAGCAGAAGTAATTCAAAATAGACTGAATATAGAATATAATAATATATATAAAGAAGAACAATACAATAAAGCGAAAGGTGAATCTTTTTATATTTTAAAAAATACTGATTGTCCTGGAGTGATTGTAGAAGTAGGATTTATGAGTAATGAGGAAGACTATAAATTACTTAACAAAGCAAAATTTAAAAATTTTATAGCATATCAAATTTATATTGCTTTAGGAGAGTATTTACAGCAATGA
- the holA gene encoding DNA polymerase III subunit delta, producing the protein MDYYKLKKEIEMGKVRNLYLFYGEEQYFCEKIIKVLEQYAINTSFKDFNYEYMEGDSISIQRIENACETLPFMDERRMVIVKNFPYFQGGKVSKEEEKQIEYLSDYIKRMPNSTCLIFWQIEEIDRRKKLFQVIKKIGLVLDFQKLNAYALRQWINYYFKKKGKKIKKDALDFFIENSDYLSKNSTKTLIDILNEIHKIIDYVGDKEEILVEDIKKILPKRLENDIFKLVDAIGQRDKKIALKLLNDMLKEGENGLKILSMIARQFRILIQCKELKKRGYTPNEIANKLSLMPFIIKKGILQANYFEEKKLCQAIHSILDMDFKIKTGKIDDKLALEMLIYEYTN; encoded by the coding sequence ATGGATTACTACAAGTTAAAAAAAGAGATAGAGATGGGGAAAGTGAGAAATCTCTATCTCTTTTATGGAGAGGAACAATATTTTTGTGAAAAAATAATAAAGGTATTAGAACAATATGCGATAAATACTTCTTTTAAGGATTTTAACTATGAATATATGGAAGGAGATAGTATAAGCATTCAACGTATTGAAAATGCTTGTGAAACTTTACCTTTTATGGATGAACGGAGAATGGTGATAGTGAAAAATTTTCCTTATTTTCAAGGAGGTAAAGTTTCTAAAGAGGAAGAAAAACAGATAGAATATTTATCTGATTATATAAAAAGGATGCCTAACAGTACTTGCTTAATTTTTTGGCAAATAGAAGAGATAGATAGAAGGAAAAAATTATTTCAAGTAATAAAAAAAATAGGCCTTGTTTTGGATTTTCAAAAATTAAATGCGTATGCTTTAAGACAATGGATTAATTACTATTTCAAGAAAAAAGGGAAAAAGATAAAGAAAGATGCTTTGGATTTTTTTATAGAAAACAGTGACTATTTATCCAAAAATAGTACTAAGACATTAATAGATATCTTAAATGAAATTCATAAAATTATTGATTATGTTGGGGATAAAGAAGAAATTTTAGTAGAGGATATTAAAAAAATTTTACCAAAAAGATTAGAGAATGATATTTTTAAATTGGTAGATGCCATTGGTCAACGGGATAAAAAAATTGCATTAAAACTCTTAAATGATATGTTAAAAGAAGGAGAAAATGGTTTGAAGATTTTATCGATGATTGCTAGACAATTTCGTATTTTAATTCAATGTAAAGAATTAAAAAAAAGAGGATATACTCCAAATGAAATTGCAAACAAATTAAGTTTAATGCCTTTTATAATAAAAAAAGGAATTTTACAAGCTAATTATTTTGAAGAAAAAAAATTATGTCAAGCGATACATTCTATTTTAGACATGGATTTTAAAATAAAAACTGGTAAAATTGATGATAAATTAGCATTAGAAATGTTAATTTATGAGTATACAAATTAA